Proteins found in one Saccharomyces kudriavzevii IFO 1802 strain IFO1802 genome assembly, chromosome: 11 genomic segment:
- the TOF2 gene encoding Tof2p (similar to Saccharomyces cerevisiae NET1 (YJL076W) and TOF2 (YKR010C); ancestral locus Anc_1.294), whose product MWRLQIVLVPPSAQDTVSLLDAHMNMDNTSQLAFSVVQFNENIVTNTNNNNNDWNSSATSLSSPKTIQPCGSNDFLNYLPTCKKFLHFTNSCNTLLQLSNEILAKFDKLYPNSDQSIEIISLQDRHGCDLDSQFVIKDVFETDSVVLVILKDELYWNRNQQVSLLQSARQRKRINKPSRKSTVFEKKNETFNENLSPTPNKDSMYLIAKNSLKQNFINKSRVSTPLMNEILPVVNKHDTLNEKRVSIRFSPVVIASEAHKPPKNDDHANGGNTIYGDDSNKENISSSNEQPKNGNFKSHQPKNLNVLYNSSEDPDFELTDDNSRQVSYDSIDTDFQLSTTSSTNSDMHMQYFKPFNTVRSPRKSSLEIKVQNKTGEDLQLNDRDVSENYRRIETFSDEEDHNDMENDQVDSFINNSKRASVGFRDIDSDLDNVSFNSDIGDAVQSTQTTKNAVSIPYSRNDNRLHKNQEKDDLFHLVENEFPDKSSGKLPSKSPEKGATIQDTIRKLNSFKPIEENRVKRNSIITESSLRKFAPTIKDKDKFNDSEKVRRKTKYSNNLNGSIFSNEVARVGKIKVIRKTNDVEAKVREFKKKRSMGNKSLKDIFANAGKTSKVTSSIKVVKLTRDPVYDSKKKAEATSNNGKHLQDPDNMLIKESTVVERTKGQAIPSSLKTIPQFKRVKVTRSHSSSSSSSSVSSGSSSESSSSDGSDDSSNSRNVQVKKINFRTSHEPTRDSSEQSMLDVHGNDPKTSKYQTPKYVQSDEDNE is encoded by the coding sequence ATGTGGAGGTTACAAATTGTACTGGTGCCGCCAAGTGCTCAGGATACCGTCTCACTTCTCGATGCACATATGAATATGGATAACACTTCACAATTGGCATTTTCCGTGGTTCAGtttaatgaaaacataGTCACAAACAccaacaataacaacaacgaTTGGAACTCTTCCGCGACGAGTTTGTCTTCTCCTAAAACTATTCAGCCATGTGGTAgcaatgattttttgaattacCTCCCGACTTGTAAGAAGTTTCTACATTTTACAAATAGTTGCAATACTCTTTTGCAGCTTTCCAATGAAATCTTGgctaaatttgataaactCTATCCAAATTCCGATCAGTCCATTGAAATCATATCTCTACAAGACAGGCATGGATGCGACTTGGACTCCCAATTCGTGATAAAAGATGTATTCGAAACAGATAGTGTTGTTTTGGTAATTTTAAAAGATGAGTTATACTGGAATAGAAACCAACAAGTTTCACTTTTGCAATCAGCAAGACAGCGAAAACGAATAAACAAGCCATCGAGAAAATCCAcggtttttgaaaagaaaaacgaaaCTTTCAACGAAAACTTATCTCCTACACCAAATAAAGATTCGATGTATCTGATAGCTAAAAACTCGCTCAAGCAAAATTTTATTAATAAGTCAAGGGTCTCAACACCTCTGATGAACGAAATTTTGCCCGTTGTGAACAAGCACGACACACTTAATGAGAAAAGAGTCTCTATACGGTTCTCTCCCGTAGTAATCGCCTCAGAGGCACACAAGCCTCCAAAGAATGATGATCATGCCAATGGAGGAAACACTATATACGGTGATGACAGCAATAAAGAGAATATAAGTTCATCGAATGAGCAACCGAAAAACGGTAATTTCAAGTCGCACCAACCAAAGAACTTGAATGTTCTGTATAATTCCTCGGAAGATCCTGACTTTGAACTTACAGATGATAATTCACGGCAAGTTTCGTATGACTCGATTGATACCGATTTTCAATTGAGCACTACTTCTTCTACGAATTCTGATATGCATATGCAATATTTCAAGCCTTTTAACACGGTGCGTAGCCCCAGGAAGAGCTCCCTAGAGATTAAAgttcaaaacaaaacaggTGAGGATTTGCAGTTAAACGATAGAGACGTAAGTGAGAATTATAGAAGGATAgaaacattttcagatgAAGAGGATCATAATGACATGGAAAATGATCAGGTGGATTCATTCATAAACAATTCCAAAAGAGCTTCCGTGGGTTTCCGAGATATCGATTCCGACTTGGATAACGTTTCTTTCAATAGCGATATTGGAGACGCAGTACAAAGTACTCAAACTACGAAAAATGCCGTTTCTATCCCTTATTCTAGAAATGACAACCGTTTACATaagaatcaagaaaaagatgatTTATTCCAtcttgttgaaaatgaGTTCCCTGATAAATCATCAGGTAAGCTCCCATCTAAGTCACCTGAAAAAGGTGCAACAATACAAGATACTATTCGGAAACTAAATAGTTTCAAACCGATTGAGGAAAATAGGGTTAAAAGAAACAGTATTATTACGGAATCGAGCCTCAGAAAATTTGCTCCAACGATAAAAGACAAAGATAAATTTAATGATTCAGAGAAAGTACGTCGGAAAACTAAGTACTCTAATAACCTGAATGGAAGCATCTTCAGCAATGAAGTCGCAAGAGTTGGTAAAATAAAAGTAATACGGAAAACTAATGATGTTGAAGCAAAAGTCAGAGagttcaaaaagaaaagaagtatGGGAAATAAATCTCTGAAAGATATTTTTGCTAACGCTGGAAAAACATCAAAGGTAACTTCGAGCATAAAAGTGGTGAAATTGACCAGAGATCCTGTTtatgattcaaaaaaaaaggcggAAGCGACTTCTAATAATGGGAAGCACTTACAAGATCCAGACAACATGTTGATCAAAGAATCAACCGTGGTAGAAAGAACAAAGGGCCAAGCAATACCGTCTAGCCTTAAAACAATACCACAATTCAAAAGAGTTAAGGTCACTAGATCGCATTCctcgtcttcttcatcctcttccGTTTCCTCCGGATCTTCTTCGGAGTCTTCGTCATCAGATGGTTCGGATGATAGTTCTAATTCAAGGAACGTGCaagtcaaaaaaattaacttTAGGACAAGTCATGAACCAACTCGGGATTCGAGTGAACAGAGTATGCTAGATGTTCATGGGAATGATCCGAAGACAAGCAAGTACCAGACACCTAAATATGTCCAGagtgatgaagataatgagTAA
- the MEH1 gene encoding Meh1p (similar to Saccharomyces cerevisiae MEH1 (YKR007W); ancestral locus Anc_2.517), with protein MGAVFSCCRHNATEEDEALLREHQAGYGTQGNAPDEYDAEQMRLKEQEQKLLAREQELRDIVANTNDKLIDISMINNSGIVIQGTDLQEALERREQEEGEGENEGEGAREDGGNAGEENTSGRSVSSSRSAEIATHRAAPKSHTFTVLTSDLAKISKEQLKKLHSSISNEIFSQSQVDKPGPLTVPF; from the coding sequence ATGGGGGCTGTATTTAGCTGTTGTAGACATAATGCAACTGAGGAGGACGAGGCCTTGCTGAGGGAACATCAGGCAGGCTATGGAACGCAGGGGAACGCACCAGATGAATACGATGCAGAACAAATGCGATTGAAAGAACAGGAGCAGAAGCTGCTGGCGAGGGAGCAAGAACTCAGGGACATTGTCGCAAACACTAATGACAAACTAATAGACATATCGATGATAAACAACAGCGGAATTGTGATTCAAGGAACAGACCTGCAAGAAGCCcttgaaagaagagaacaagaagagggTGAAGGTGAAAATGAAGGTGAAGGAGCACGAGAGGACGGAGGAAATGCAGGCGAAGAAAACACCAGTGGACGGTCAGTGTCGTCGAGCCGATCTGCAGAGATAGCTACTCACCGTGCGGCTCCGAAGTCGCATACATTCACGGTGCTTACATCGGATTTAGcgaaaatatcaaaagaacagttgaaaaaactaCACTCGAGCATATCAAACGAGATTTTCAGCCAATCTCAAGTAGACAAGCCAGGTCCTTTGACTGTCCCATTTTAA
- the PRY2 gene encoding sterol-binding protein (similar to Saccharomyces cerevisiae PRY1 (YJL079C) and PRY2 (YKR013W); ancestral locus Anc_1.291), which translates to MKFSKVSLLVASASVALSAPVAVTVTQHVHQAATVVVQGIVYVDNGQTLTTFVTKNPPTPAAADTATATATVAAITTATASAPIVVANAQVDSVASSVIQESAVAEPTTSEEFSTAFSEAFSTATSEGFSTATTIVQSEQVSTLAAQEDVTTSSTSSAQPTTTATPTTTTATPTTTTASPTTASATHSSDSDFSTSMVNEHNTKRALHKDTGSLTWSDTLATYAQNYADSYDCSGNLVHSGGPYGENLALGYGTTGSVDAWYNEISSYDYSNPGFSESAGHFTQVVWKGTSEVGCGLKSCGGAWGDYIICSYKDAGNYIGEFAENVMPLA; encoded by the coding sequence atgaaattctCCAAAGTCTCCCTACTGGTTGCATCTGCATCCGTCGCTTTATCTGCTCCAGTCGCCGTCACTGTCACACAACATGTCCATCAAGCTGCCACTGTAGTGGTGCAGGGCATAGTTTATGTGGATAACGGCCAGACTTTGACAACATTCGTTACCAAAAACCCTCCAACTCCTGCAGCTGCCGATACAGCCACTGCCACAGCCACTGTCGCAGCTATAACTACTGCAACGGCATCCGCTCCTATAGTGGTCGCAAATGCCCAAGTGGACAGTGTAGCTTCTTCCGTCATCCAAGAAAGCGCTGTAGCAGAACCTACAACTTCTGAAGAATTCTCTACCGCATTTTCTGAGGCATTTTCAACTGCAACTTCTGAAGGCTTCTCTACCGCCACTACGATCGTACAATCAGAACAGGTATCCACACTTGCTGCTCAGGAAGATGTGACTACATCTTCAACATCATCAGCACAACCAACCACCACTGCCACTCCAACTACCACTACTGCCACTCCAACTACCACCACTGCCAGCCCAACTACCGCCTCAGCTACCCATTCTTCGGACTCTGATTTCTCAACTTCGATGGTGAACGAACATAACACCAAAAGGGCGCTACACAAGGACACCGGTTCCTTGACATGGTCCGACACTCTAGCCACATATGCGCAAAACTATGCTGACTCCTATGATTGCTCGGGGAACTTGGTGCATTCCGGTGGTCCATACGGTGAAAATTTGGCTTTGGGTTATGGTACAACTGGCTCTGTCGATGCTTGGTATAATGAAATTTCCAGCTACGATTATTCCAACCCAGGTTTCAGTGAAAGCGCAGGTCACTTCACCCAAGTCGTCTGGAAGGGAACTTCCGAAGTCGGCTGCGGTTTGAAATCTTGCGGTGGCGCATGGGGTGATTACATCATTTGTTCTTACAAAGATGCAGGTAATTATATTGGTGAATTTGCTGAAAATGTTATGCCATTGGCTTAA
- the FPT1 gene encoding chromatin-associated RNAPIII regulator FPT1 (similar to Saccharomyces cerevisiae YKR011C; ancestral locus Anc_1.293), with protein MSKLETVYLYAGEEQPRVKLTCIKEGLALSQVIKFVHSIQELYGIELQTSETITENLKIDCAPAYLKPNCIPHFYILEYEEANGTFFIWKSDGRWQLNKVSTLLYSDEDSNLIKNTSWREVFQDDQRFKHYGKRAWLQLCLEKMNEDLSKLNVEQFWSQFNKIFHNITKQKQSNERFDMDVFDNFKNVVSIAIIKTKVFSNKRILTATLKNYHDSLKQKYNVREQNLKENSLESRPHSDPSTSLESESRNFSPLNSLSPPSLGTDDEATSTDYIYNDPASKPANMSFMHSSATNDLIKSNFESYFKLMAEDYETFDLRAWSRQRPRKFQLVEKKKVSKNSSSDHRPHKNGKISF; from the coding sequence ATGTCCAAGTTAGAAACCGTTTATTTGTACGCCGGAGAAGAACAACCACGTGTGAAACTGACCTGTATTAAAGAGGGCCTCGCATTGTCTCAAGTTATCAAGTTTGTCCATTCCATTCAAGAATTGTACGGGATTGAGTTGCAAACATCAGAAACCATaacagaaaatttgaaaatagaTTGTGCGCCTGCATACTTGAAGCCGAACTGTATTCCTCATTTCTACATTTTGGAATACGAAGAAGCAAATGGGacgtttttcatttggaaGTCGGATGGTCGGTGGCAATTAAACAAAGTTTCTACGCTGTTGTATTCAGATGAGGATAGCAATTTGATCAAGAACACTTCGTGGAGGGAGGTCTTCCAGGATGACCAGAGGTTCAAGCATTATGGTAAACGGGCTTGGTTACAACTCTGTCTTGAAAAGATGAATGAGGACCTGTCAAAACTAAACGTCGAACAATTTTGGTCtcaattcaataaaatatttcataATATTACCAAGCAAAAGCAAAGTAATGAGCGGTTCGATATGGACGTCTTCGATAACTTCAAGAATGTTGTCTCCATAGCCATCATAAAGACTAAggtattttcaaataagCGAATTTTGACAGCAACTTTAAAAAATTACCATGACTCGCTGAAGCAAAAGTATAACGTTCGGGAACAGAATCTGAAGGAAAATAGCTTGGAATCACGTCCACACAGCGATCCTTCTACATCTCTGGAAAGCGAATCAAGGAATTTTTCTCCACTAAACTCCCTATCCCCTCCTTCTTTGGGTACCGATGACGAAGCAACTTCGACAGATTACATTTATAACGACCCTGCATCAAAGCCCGCAAATATGAGTTTCATGCATTCAAGCGCTACAAATGATCTTATTAAGTCGAATTTTGAGAGCTATTTCAAGTTGATGGCTGAAGATTATGAAACTTTTGATTTGAGAGCCTGGTCCAGACAAAGACCTCGGAAGTTCCAGCTTgtagagaaaaagaaagtttcCAAGAATTCTTCCAGTGACCATCGCCCACataaaaatggtaaaatttccttttaa
- the RSC4 gene encoding Rsc4p (similar to Saccharomyces cerevisiae RSC4 (YKR008W); ancestral locus Anc_2.518) codes for MVVKKRKLAAEGGNDDRPKYLPGKHPKNLEESPHVDYNAPLNPKSELFLDDWHIPKFNRFISFTLDVLIDKYKDTFKDFIKLPSRKFHPQYYYKIQQPMSINEIKSRDYEYEDGPGNFLLDVELLTKNCQAYNEYDSLIVKNSMQVVMLIEYEVLKAKNLKRNYLINNEVKEKLLHYFNKLVDGTEKIINQALLGSLSPKNLDDKVKLSEPFMELVDKDELPDYYEIVHNPMALSIVKQNLDIGQYSKIYDFIIDMLLIFQNAHIFNDPSALIYKDATTLTNYFNHLIQKEFFPELQDLNERGEINLEFDKFEFENYLAIGGGPAAAGALAIAALDNDIEPESNREDFIDQTDYDFNHFEGLGNGYNRSLLTEDYLLNPNNFKRSITKPGSIIGTMPSDVKNERSMTPNIEKTNSLEGEQLKIPKYNIIKSIQKERQLLSEQHTMEYKPYKLIHQIYIFSSKNLYSQATKPLPGSRPSCNQNWVEYIFNGDELSQNENAFSFMLQPMQTFLTLQSHLNSPLKNTETLLTINKEPVKSRNSNANSNLSQPQQQENNVIDNDARQDMENLANSSSNTIDTGNDNDKYNTPEIFDIRLSEGLNHLVFKCEDKISNEVESMNFWINVLP; via the coding sequence ATGGTGGTCAAGAAGCGGAAGTTAGCAGCTGAAGGGGGCAATGATGATAGGCCTAAATATTTACCGGGGAAACATCCTAAAAATCTGGAAGAATCTCCGCACGTGGACTATAACGCCCCACTAAACCCTAAATCGGAACTTTTTCTAGATGACTGGCATATACCTAAGTTTAATAGATTTATTAGTTTCACTTTGGATGTTCTTATTGACAAATACAAGGACACcttcaaagattttatcAAGCTACCAAGTAGGAAGTTTCACCCTCAATATTATTACAAAATTCAGCAACCAATGTCTATTAATGAAATTAAATCAAGAGATTATGAGTATGAGGACGGCCCAGgaaatttccttttggaTGTTGAACTACTGACAAAAAATTGTCAAGCCTACAACGAATACGACAGTTTGAttgtgaaaaattccatgCAAGTGGTAATGCTAATTGAATATGAAGTATTGAAAgccaaaaatttgaaaagaaactatcTAATCAATAACGaggtcaaagaaaaattactaCACTATTTCAATAAGTTGGTTGATGGTACCGAAAAGATAATCAACCAGGCTTTACTGGGTTCTTTATCTCCTAAAAATTTAGACGACAAAGTTAAATTAAGTGAACCGTTCATGGAATTAGTCGATAAAGATGAACTACCTGATTATTATGAAATAGTGCATAATCCAATGGCATTGTCAATCGTAAAACAAAACCTTGACATTGGCCAGTATTCTAAGATATATGACTTTATCATCGATAtgcttttgatttttcaaaatgcGCATATCTTCAATGATCCGAGTGCTTTGATTTACAAGGATGCAACAACTTTAACAAATTATTTTAACCATCTAATACAAAAGGAATTTTTCCCAGAATTACAGGACTTGAATGAACGTGGTGAAATTAACTTggaatttgataaatttgaatttgaaaattattTGGCCATTGGTGGTGGCCCAGCGGCAGCAGGTGCATTAGCTATAGCAGCTCTCGATAATGATATCGAGCCAGAATCAAATCGTGAAGACTTTATTGACCAAACAGATTATGATTTCAATCATTTCGAAGGTCTGGGTAATGGTTATAATCGCTCCCTCTTAACCGAGGATTATTTACtgaatcccaacaatttTAAGAGGTCAATAACCAAACCAGGTAGCATTATAGGAACAATGCCATCCGACGTCAAAAATGAACGATCCATGACACCTAACATCGAGAAGACAAATTCCTTAGAAGGTGAACAATTGAAGATTCCCAAATATAACATCATAAAATCtatccaaaaagaaagacaaTTGCTTTCAGAGCAACACACTATGGAATACAAACCTTATAAACTGATACATCaaatttatattttttcttcaaaaaatttgtattCACAGGCAACGAAACCTTTGCCAGGTTCAAGACCATCATGCAATCAAAATTGGGTGGAGTATATCTTCAACGGTGATGAGTTGAGTCAAAACGAAAACGCCTTCTCCTTTATGTTGCAGCCCATGCAAACTTTCTTAACTTTACAATCTCATTTGAACTCACCATTAAAGAACACAGAAACTTTACTAACGATCAATAAAGAACCTGTGAAGTCTAGAAATTCGAATGCAAACAGTAACCTTTCACAACCTCagcaacaagaaaataatgttattgataatgatgCAAGGCAAGATATGGAAAACTTGGCAAATAGCAGCAGTAACACCATTGATACTGgcaatgataatgataaataTAATACACCAGAAATCTTTGATATCCGCTTATCAGAAGGTTTAAATCATTTGGTGTTTAAATGTGAAGACAAGATTTCGAATGAGGTGGAATCCATGAATTTCTGGATAAATGTTTTACCGTGA
- the YPT52 gene encoding Rab family GTPase YPT52 (similar to Saccharomyces cerevisiae YPT52 (YKR014C); ancestral locus Anc_1.289) — MLQFKLVLLGDSSVGKSSIVHRFVKDTFDELRESTIGAAFLSQSITIHPNDGNGAKDVVIKFEIWDTAGQERYKSLAPMYYRNANAALVVYDITQEDSLQKARNWVDELKNKVGDDDLVIYLLGNKVDLCQDMPGSETIPELNEGEDDEQKVRAISTEEAKQYAQEQGLLFREVSAKTGDGIKEIFQEIGEKLYDSKKDEILSKQNRQINGGNNGQVDIHLQRPSTNDPTSCCS; from the coding sequence ATGTTGCAATTTAAATTAGTTTTATTAGGTGACTCATCTGTAGGCAAATCTTCCATTGTCCACCGTTTTGTTAAGGATACATTCGATGAACTACGCGAAAGTACAATTGGTGCTGCCTTTTTATCCCAGTCAATCACGATTCATCCAAATGATGGTAATGGAGCAAAGGATGTCGTtataaaatttgaaatttgggATACCGCTGGTCAAGAAAGATACAAGTCATTAGCACCAATGTATTATAGAAATGCTAATGCAGCTCTGGTGGTTTATGACATTACTCAAGAAGACTCATTACAAAAGGCAAGGAATTGGgttgatgaattgaaaaataaagtcGGCGACGATGACTTggttatttatttattagGGAACAAAGTGGATTTATGTCAAGATATGCCTGGTTCAGAAACGATTCCAGAATTAAACGAGggtgaagatgatgaacaaaAGGTAAGAGCGATCAGCACAGAAGAGGCGAAACAATATGCACAAGAACAAGGGCTACTGTTCCGAGAAGTGAGTGCCAAAACAGGTGATGGTATTAAAGAGATTTTTCAGGAGATTGGTGAGAAATTATATGACTCAAAGAAGGACGAAATCCTGTCTAAGCAAAATAGACAGATCAACGGGGGCAATAACGGTCAAGTAGATATTCATTTGCAAAGACCCTCCACTAATGACCCAACCTCCTGTTGCAGTTGA
- the FOX2 gene encoding bifunctional hydroxyacyl-CoA dehydrogenase/enoyl-CoA hydratase FOX2 (similar to Saccharomyces cerevisiae FOX2 (YKR009C); ancestral locus Anc_2.521), with product MTGKLSFKDRVVVITGAGGGLGKVYAMAYASSGAKVVVNDLGGTLGGSGHNSRAADLVVDEIKKAGGVAVANYDSVNESGEKIIETAIEEFGRVDILVNNAGILRDVSFAKMTENEFASVVEVHLTGGYKLSRAAWPHMRSQNFGRIINTASPAGLFGNFGQANYSAAKMGLVGLAETLAKEGAKYNINVNSIAPLARSRMTENVLPPHILKELGPEKIVPLVLYLTHESTKVSNSIFELAAGFFGQLRWERSSGQIFNPDPKTYTPEAILNKWKEITDFNDKSFNKTQHPYQLSDYNDLITKAKKLPSNDQGPIKINSIRDKVVIITGAGGGLGRSHALWFARYGAKVVVNDIKNPFSVVEEINKMYGEGTAVPDSHDVVTEAPHIIETAINKFQKVNILVNNAGILRDRSFVKMKDEEWFAVLKVHLFSTFALSKAVWPIFTKQKSGFVINTTSTSGIYGNFGQANYAAAKAAILGFSKTIALEGAKRGIIVNVIAPHAETAMTKTIFSEKELSNHFDASQVSPFVVLLASEELQKNSGGKVNGQLFEVGGGWCGQTRWQRSSGYVSIKEIIEPEEIRENWSHITDFSGNTTNPSSTEESSMAILQAVQKAHSSKESNDGVFKYTTRDCILYNLGLGCTSKELKYTYENDSDFQVLPSFAVIPFMQATATLSMDNLVDNFNYAMLLHGEQYFKLFTPKLPSSGTLKTVAKPLQVLDKNGKAALVVGGFETYDVKNKKLLAYNEGSFFIRGARVPLKKQITSGNRAKFATQRFDAPRGKVPDFEMEISTNKDQAALYRLSGDLNPLHIDPTLAKAVNFPSPILHGLCTLGVSAKALFEHYGPYEELKVRFTNVVFPGDTLKVKAWKQGAVVIFQTIDMTRNIVVLDNAAVKLSQAKSKL from the coding sequence ATGACCGGAAAATTATCCTTTAAAGACAGGGTTGTTGTAATTACGGGCGCCGGGGGCGGCCTGGGTAAAGTTTATGCGATGGCTTATGCAAGTAGCGGTGCAAAAGTGGTTGTTAATGATCTAGGTGGCACCTTGGGTGGTTCAGGACACAACTCGCGAGCTGCCGATTTAGTGGTGGACGAAATCAAGAAAGCCGGGGGTGTAGCTGTGGCAAATTACGATTCTGTCAATGAAAgtggagaaaaaattatcgaAACAGCCATAGAAGAATTTGGTAGGGTTGATATCCTAGTCAATAATGCTGGAATACTAAGAGATGTGTCATTTGCGAAGATGACGGAAAACGAATTTGCTTCTGTGGTGGAGGTTCATCTGACTGGTGGTTATAAGCTATCACGGGCGGCTTGGCCTCATATGCGCTCTCAGAACTTTGGCAGAATTATTAACACCGCTTCCCCAGCTGGAttatttggaaattttggaCAAGCTAATTATTCAGCTGCTAAAATGGGGTTAGTTGGTTTGGCGGAAACTCTCGCGAAAGAGGGTGCCAAATACAACATTAATGTTAATTCAATTGCACCATTGGCCAGATCAAGAATGACGGAGAATGTCTTACCACCACATATCTTAAAGGAACTGGGGCCAGAGAAAATTGTTCCATTAGTACTTTACTTAACCCATGAAAGTACGAAAGTATCGAACTCCATCTTTGAGCTTGCTGCTGGGTTCTTTGGGCAGCTTAGATGGGAAAGGTCTTCCGGGCAAATCTTTAATCCTGATCCCAAAACATATACACCAGAAGCTATTCTAAATAAATGGAAGGAAATCACTGATTTTAACGATAAGTCGTTCAACAAGACTCAGCATCCATACCAACTTTCAGATTATAATGACTTGATCACAAAAGCTAAAAAATTACCCTCAAACGATCAGGGACCCATTAAAATCAATTCGATTCGCGATAAGGTTGTAATAATCACAGGTGCAGGAGGTGGTCTTGGAAGATCACATGCCCTCTGGTTTGCACGCTACGGTGCAAAAGTGGTTGTGAATGACATCAAGAACCCTTTTTCGGtggttgaagaaatcaataaaatgTATGGTGAAGGCACAGCTGTTCCAGACTCTCATGATGTAGTCACTGAAGCCCCACACATCATTGAAACTGCCataaacaaatttcaaaaagtgaaCATTCTGGTCAATAACGCCGGTATTTTGCGTGACAGATCCTTtgtgaaaatgaaagatgaagaatggtTCGCTGTTCTGAAAgttcatcttttttccacattTGCGTTGTCAAAGGCAGTATGGCCAATATTCACGAAGCAGAAGTCAGGATTTGTCATTAACACCACTTCTACCTCAGGAATTTATGGTAATTTTGGACAGGCCAACTATGCTGCTGCAAAAGCTGCAATTTTAGGTTTTAGCAAGACTATTGCACTGGAAGGTGCCAAAAGAGGAATTATTGTTAATGTCATTGCTCCCCATGCCGAAACCGCTATGACTAAGACTATATTCTCTGAAAAGGAATTGTCGAACCACTTCGATGCGTCTCAGGTCTCTCCGTTTGTTGTTTTGTTGGCATCTGAGGAACTACAAAAGAATTCTGGAGGAAAGGTTAATGGTCAATTGTTTGAAGTTGGTGGTGGTTGGTGTGGACAAACCAGATGGCAAAGAAGCTCTGGTTATGTTTCTATAAAAGAGATTATTGAACCCGAAGAAATTAGGGAAAACTGGAGTCATATAACCGATTTCAGTGGTAACACCACCAATCCAAGCTCCACAGAGGAGTCTTCAATGGCTATTTTACAAGCAGTACAAAAAGCACACTCCTCAAAGGAATCAAACGACGGAGTTTTTAAGTATACTACCAGGGATTGTATCTTATACAATTTGGGACTTGGCTGTACAAGCAAAGAGTTAAAATACACTTACGAAAATGATTCAGATTTCCAGGTTTTGCCTTCTTTTGCCGTCATTCCATTTATGCAAGCAACTGCTACACTATCTATGGATAATTTGGTTGACAACTTTAATTATGCAATGTTATTGCATGGGGAGCAATATTTTAAACTCTTCACGCCAAAGTTGCCAAGCAGCGGAACATTGAAAACGGTTGCTAAACCTTTGCAAGTTCTTGACAAGAATGGTAAAGCAGCTTTAGTTGTTGGTGGTTTCGAAACCTATGACGTtaaaaacaagaaactGCTGGCCTATAATGAGGGTTCATTCTTTATCAGAGGTGCACGTGTGCCCTtaaaaaagcaaataacAAGTGGAAACAGGGCAAAATTCGCTACTCAACGATTTGATGCACCACGCGGAAAGGTGCCCGACTTTGAGATGGAGATTTCTACTAATAAAGATCAAGCCGCATTATACAGGTTATCTGGCGATTTGAATCCCTTACATATCGATCCCACATTAGCCAAAGCAGTAAATTTCCCTTCACCAATCCTCCATGGCCTTTGCACATTAGGTGTTAGTGCGAAGGCATTATTTGAGCATTATGGCCCATATGAGGAGTTGAAAGTAAGATTTACCAACGTTGTTTTCCCAGGTGATACTTTAAAAGTTAAGGCGTGGAAACAAGGTGCAGTTGTCATTTTCCAGACTATTGATATGACGAGAAACATCGTTGTCTTGGATAATGCTGCCGTCAAACTATCACAAGCCAAGTCTAAActatga